The following are encoded together in the Apodemus sylvaticus chromosome 11, mApoSyl1.1, whole genome shotgun sequence genome:
- the Hopx gene encoding homeodomain-only protein — protein MSAQTASGPTEDQVEILEYNFNKVNKHPDPTTLCLIAAEAGLTEEETQKWFKQRLAEWRRSEGLPSECRSVTD, from the exons ATGTCGGCGCAGACCGCGAGCGGCCCCACGGAGGACCAGGTGGAGATCCTGGAGTACAACTTCAACAAGGTCAACAAGCACCCGGACCCCACCACGCTGTGCCTCATCGCAGCCGAGGCGGGCCTCACGGAGGAGGAGACGCAG aaATGGTTTAAGCAGCGCCTGGCGGAGTGGCGACGGTCAGAAGGCTTGCCTTCGGAATGCAGATCTGTTACGGACTAG